In Nitrospirae bacterium CG2_30_53_67, a single genomic region encodes these proteins:
- a CDS encoding ferredoxin — protein MAHRITEECVACGTCLPECPEEAISEGDIYVIDPAKCSDCGNCAEVCPTEAVASE, from the coding sequence ATGGCTCATCGTATTACTGAAGAATGCGTTGCATGTGGAACCTGCCTTCCGGAATGCCCTGAAGAGGCAATTTCCGAAGGCGATATCTATGTGATCGACCCGGCCAAATGTTCGGATTGCGGCAACTGCGCTGAAGTCTGCCCCACCGAAGCCGTCGCATCAGAATGA
- a CDS encoding apolipoprotein N-acyltransferase, whose translation MLRNFYEKFASLDALLALLSGVLMALSFPKAEFSSFAFFSLIPLLYALHRPQKRLTALTCGMITGFVFFMGTLYWVTYTMENYGQIPKSLSLFILVVLSLYLSFYPGLFAWGVNRMQKTGIPLLIGAPSLWTALEYARGHLLTGFPWALLGYTQYKNLLMIQMADITGVYGVSFLLVMINTVFVMMLIGMRNSFSVRSFFSHWITPVVILGLSASYGAFRLHEIHSAEHKPWIRIGVVQGNIDQNRKWDAASREQIMAVHTRLTRRASQEKPDLILWPEASVPFFFMADKEYQSQILGLIDDLGVDILFGSPDYTVDQGVSRFYNSAFLVSPGARLKGKYDKIHLVPFGEYVPLRKALFFIKPIVDQIGDITPGNQITLMQAGEGLCGTPICFEIIFPDLVRKFVLKGADFIATLTNDDWFGRSSAPYQHFSMAVFRAVENRVPVVRSANSGISGVIAQDGRIVRQTDIFVEDAFTEDLTRLKTGKTFYTRFGDLFTFLCIAAAVSSLCGPWIRRRVRGKNFRDLTTPDSRD comes from the coding sequence ATGCTTCGTAATTTTTACGAGAAATTTGCATCTCTGGATGCCTTGCTTGCGTTGCTTTCCGGCGTGCTCATGGCCTTGTCATTTCCAAAGGCCGAGTTCTCATCGTTTGCATTTTTTTCCCTTATTCCACTTCTTTATGCCCTGCATCGGCCGCAGAAAAGGTTGACGGCCTTGACTTGCGGAATGATTACAGGGTTTGTTTTTTTCATGGGGACGCTTTACTGGGTGACCTACACCATGGAAAACTATGGGCAGATCCCAAAGAGTTTAAGCCTTTTTATTCTGGTGGTTCTTTCGCTTTATCTTTCTTTTTATCCCGGTCTTTTTGCCTGGGGTGTGAATCGGATGCAGAAGACCGGCATCCCTTTACTGATCGGCGCTCCGTCACTCTGGACAGCCTTGGAGTATGCCCGAGGGCATTTGTTGACCGGTTTTCCCTGGGCGCTCCTCGGTTATACCCAGTACAAAAATCTTCTGATGATCCAGATGGCCGACATCACCGGGGTATACGGCGTGAGCTTTCTGCTGGTCATGATCAATACTGTTTTTGTTATGATGCTTATCGGAATGAGGAATTCTTTTTCCGTCCGGTCGTTTTTTTCTCATTGGATCACCCCTGTCGTTATCCTCGGCCTGTCCGCCTCATACGGCGCTTTCAGACTGCATGAGATCCATTCGGCAGAACACAAACCATGGATCAGGATCGGGGTGGTGCAGGGCAATATTGATCAGAACCGGAAATGGGATGCCGCCTCACGGGAGCAGATCATGGCTGTCCATACGCGCCTGACGCGGCGCGCTTCTCAAGAGAAACCTGACCTCATCTTGTGGCCGGAGGCCTCGGTTCCATTTTTTTTCATGGCCGACAAGGAGTACCAGTCGCAGATTCTGGGTTTGATTGATGATTTGGGGGTGGATATCCTTTTTGGAAGTCCGGACTATACGGTCGATCAAGGCGTGAGCCGATTCTATAACAGCGCATTCCTGGTCTCACCGGGGGCAAGGCTCAAAGGAAAGTATGACAAGATCCATCTGGTCCCCTTTGGAGAGTATGTCCCGCTTCGAAAGGCGCTCTTTTTCATCAAACCCATTGTGGATCAGATCGGTGATATCACGCCCGGAAACCAGATCACCCTGATGCAGGCAGGAGAAGGCCTTTGCGGCACCCCGATTTGTTTTGAAATCATTTTCCCGGATCTTGTGCGGAAGTTCGTGCTTAAGGGCGCGGATTTCATCGCGACCTTGACCAATGACGACTGGTTCGGACGCTCCTCGGCGCCTTACCAGCACTTTTCCATGGCCGTGTTCAGGGCCGTGGAGAACCGGGTCCCTGTGGTCCGCTCTGCAAACAGCGGGATCTCCGGCGTCATTGCGCAGGACGGCAGGATCGTCAGGCAGACGGATATCTTTGTGGAGGATGCCTTTACAGAGGATTTGACTCGGCTGAAAACGGGAAAGACGTTTTATACCCGTTTCGGAGATCTTTTTACTTTCTTGTGCATTGCCGCGGCCGTTTCATCACTTTGCGGTCCGTGGATCAGAAGGCGCGTGAGAGGGAAAAACTTCAGGGATCTTACAACCCCAGACAGTCGAGATTGA
- a CDS encoding dethiobiotin synthase has protein sequence MQHQGVFITGTDTGVGKTIFAAALARILLNRGVDVGVMKPVETGCAMGPKGLIPTDSEFLIKAAHAKDRRILITPYTLKASIAPSEAADMEGVEIMEEYILHSYLQLQSRHEFMVVEGAGGLMVPIYRRFLVSDLIQILELPVILVARPDLGTINHSLLSLRYAQSVGLQVLGFMINRRNDKIKIAEEKSPLIIENLSGVPFLGVKPYIEDSLLDEEFIEKSAELISQFINLDCLGL, from the coding sequence ATGCAGCACCAAGGGGTATTCATCACAGGAACGGATACCGGCGTTGGAAAGACCATTTTCGCAGCGGCTCTCGCCCGCATCCTTTTAAACCGAGGTGTGGACGTGGGCGTCATGAAGCCTGTAGAGACCGGGTGTGCCATGGGTCCCAAGGGCCTCATCCCCACAGATTCGGAATTTCTGATCAAGGCTGCACACGCCAAGGACAGAAGGATTCTGATCACCCCTTATACCTTGAAGGCCTCGATCGCCCCTTCTGAAGCGGCAGACATGGAGGGCGTGGAGATCATGGAGGAGTACATCCTGCACTCCTATCTCCAGCTTCAAAGCAGGCACGAATTCATGGTGGTCGAAGGGGCCGGCGGGTTGATGGTCCCCATTTATCGCCGATTCTTAGTCTCCGATCTGATTCAGATCCTGGAGCTTCCTGTCATTCTCGTAGCGCGTCCCGATCTGGGAACCATCAACCATTCCCTGTTATCGCTTCGATACGCGCAAAGCGTTGGGCTTCAGGTTCTCGGCTTCATGATCAACCGGCGTAATGACAAGATCAAAATCGCCGAAGAAAAGAGCCCCCTGATCATTGAGAATCTGTCCGGTGTTCCATTCCTCGGGGTCAAGCCTTATATTGAAGATTCACTATTGGATGAGGAATTTATTGAAAAATCCGCTGAGCTTATTTCACAGTTCATCAATCTCGACTGTCTGGGGTTGTAA